The nucleotide window GGGTTTTTCGTTGATGTGatttgttgttgatctggtGTGCAGAGTGTAGATGTGGAAGAGTCGAGAGAAGTGTAAAGTGTAAAGTGTACAAGAGTGTGTTCCCATGTTGATGGAGGAGACTGTTAAAGAATCTGTTTATGTTGTTGATGGATTAGATTATTGGCACTTGGTGACTACTTATAACTAGAACTTTAATTTCTTTAGACACATGTCACATGTCTTGGCGCCATAGTGTCAAAGACCATCCGGTGTTTCTAGAACCACAGTAGCCTGTTTTTAGACCTTTTAATTCTGTTTTGAATCAACCTGTCATTTGCGTAGCATTATTTTAGACCTCTTGTTTCTGTTTCGAGTCAACCTGTCATTTGAGCGTATGGCTTTGGTACTAAACTCATGTGTAATGCAGCTCCTTCGACGTCCTCCGCTTTGGTCCACTAAATCCAGCCAGATGAACTATCTTTGGACTCAAAATTAACCCAACTACTGCACGCTAATATCACTGATTTCTCCATGTCCAAAAAACACGAACACTCATTGTTGTCGCAAGGCCAAGCTATCTGTCTACTTGCTCTTAGGTCCGTTATGCATTGCTTCCTGCACGCAGagaagtcaacaaacaaaacaaccaacatttgaggcgtagatgttgattgactggctcatttcttagggctacagtttgtttgtttgagttgatgagactgaagagccaatttttggttggttgattgattgaatattgatagacttaaggttctgaagggacgtttctatgacaattctgcaggcggctcttcccacgttcctatcgcaaactcttccgtgagctcctcatcagtatgctttgctgctgttgtcgtgcttggtgttgtaaaacctgcacgagtccaccgttgcaagcacaccaaagcagccagtaactgcgcgccaattttccgcctttgtggctcaattatatcgccagttcccgcaaaaacgcgctcacaatcagagctggaggcgggtatagtcaacacgtcgatcgccaatcgtgaaagatgtggatacttcggcttcaacgataaccagtactgtacagctgttggaccctccttgtgttgatcagacgtccacataggctcttttaaccagctatcgtactcatcctccacctccaatgtatgctcgccgtcctcatctagtatagcgtcgatagcgtcgtcaaagctgctcatggtaggttttggcgcaggggttggtgttgtggcagcagcggcaggcttgtaggcagcccaaacccgcagaaacttcgcgtgcgcggtgctcaattgtgtaggtttgtcgcgccagaagcgcttagagtatgttttatatcgtggatgtagtgccgtagctgcgtagtaaatgggactttggaggatcttagtaaagtaattgctcgcttttcgcctcgcggctcgcaggttgatcgggatgtgatcttcgggcgcctcagatggctcgtggttgaccgattcgtatggccgaaggcgtgcatccagctcagttatcacactctcaaatactgggatgacctcgtagagtgcgccaaaacggccacacttgccgcggccttggaggcgatctgtagcaaacttgagcggctgcagtatcgccatgtactcagtaatcaccgcccagtcagccgccgtaaggccgtctgacctcatccaccgcggcacatcaggcagcttgtttcctctaatagctgcctgttcgtcagcctgttcagtctcgcgaatgtggtacgtggcgtatgcgttgatagcttgttggagctgaactccgcgcttaaagcagtcgtaatagctgttccaacgtgtaacacacggcttaattggctcgcgagtgccgccgctggcgcctgtgggcatgctgttaactgcctcgcgttggcaatcttcaaaaatactccactgcttcggcgtgttgatgtagttgataatatcaagatacacgccaagcggtccttctttccgccactccttcatgtaaaaatcctccatctttgtgttctccagggcgttgttatacgcgtcagcatccctcccgaacataatcgtttggccaacaaggttaagtatgtggcaagcgcagcggaggcggcgatcggaggcagaaaagtggtacatcgcggcgagtttgttaacagcggtgtcgttattgtaagcgttatcgagcacaaagtagccgagtttgctgcgattaatgctgaaggattgcaggattttggttacagcgtcagctatcgcctcaccagtgtgggcacccaccagctgcggcagcgcgatgggtaggtcaactatcgcgcccttactgttggcgtagtgagcaactacagaaaagaagccacgtttgccgccttttgtcgtccacccatcgaagcttatatgtaccttgctctcggcttcagccaacgcgcgcaccacctgaggccgtagccaactgtacaacctcatcacgaacgctgacacgctgttatgagacctccataacgccgcctctgcctcaggattagcaagcctgatcatcttgcgaaaagccggcgtctcaaactcgcggagtggtctgttgttgtcgaccagccagagcgcagctgcctgccgaaattcttgtacgtcgaagtttcctatagtcttgtacgcctctagactaaatttgacaccgcttagagctgcctgacgaagtgattgttgtccatgtttgcggagaggtttgcttaggattggaccatctttgctgagccgatgaccaggtttatcaagctggaggtgcccgttggcggcagtggttgacttcgttactcggtgtacaccattaggtagcttatgaatatgacagtacttgcacacaaagtacaactcatctgggtggtgagtaccctccttccagacacgccagccgtgttgaaaaatccagcttgccttgcctcgtggagtgctcagcggcgcgacaaacccctttaatcgcgaccaatcgacgccctcaaagtcgcgaaaatcgacgctcacagcgctatcctcctccaccgaagcctcagtggcagcgctagagaaagctaaaggctgtacaatagagtcctctggcttatcaaacattaactgcgactcccaggctggctcatcagtgagccgagaggcttgtgaggcagccaaaataggcagtggtgatgcccgccgagggcgctcctcgggttgttgtacaggcttacatggcggttcaatagcccgtgtgggcggctcgataacttgtgtaggcggctctgtaggcggatccggcgtactttctggcagctctatcggctgggttggctggctgccgtcacccaacagcgctttgagcgtaggtttgcgcgtacgttgtgctcgcttgaagggagtatcagcttcttcggcagcctcgggcttgcgttttgctggtatagagggcatggataaggctaaaagtaagccggagccgcgagaaagtaaggtgttgttaaatgttataagcctgatgtcagtagcactaggaatagaacatgtgtgaatcgtgttgtgtattgtgctacaggaattgagatctatgtctctgccagctagcgttgtgggcgctaagcctcgtacgtactagcctggagtgagtgagagatgggatggaacctaggtcatataacttacacgcgagtaggcttagtaagcaagatccaacactaagaattcgtcgttgagcagctatcccagaggcctcacctacagactccgcaacaatcaatcgattgacatgattgattcctatataggttaaagaattacttcattaggcagcctttaacctagataggaatcaatcatgccgatccgattgattgttgcggagtctgctcacctaggtatccccctccctcgcttactatcaaacaacaccaatcctatcaacattttgttctcaagattggttgattgattgacagaaatacagtggctaactgttggttagttggttggctccgaatcaaacaaatcaaacaacaatattgatgagatattgattaCTGACAACCTTGCCTGCACGTGAACATCTCATAGAGAAATTCGAGCAAAGCTAGAATCGATAGTTCAGTAAGGCTAAGCTGTTCAGAGGTTCAGTGGAAGCTCACGCCTGATTTGTTCGTCTCATTGCGAAATCTGAAACGCCACACGAGTTTCAATTTCAAATATGCACTTACGGAGGTAAAGCAGTGAAGCTAATAGCGCTAGTAGGGGTAAGAAAACGATGTTTTATACACCTAAGAAATAAGGATAATATGTCTATAGCAATGAAGTCCCATCTTCTAAGCTTTTAGTCTGGTGGAAAGTTTCAATCTCGGATCGGGTCGAGTTGTAGCTGTAATCGTTGTTTTTCTGATTAACAGCGGGAGTATTGCGTCGCCTCTTGACTTCATTATTACGATGTTACGCATCTTGATGGGAGTGCTCACTTTGGCATCAGCTTAGGCTGGAATAGATGCAGTGGTAGTAGCAGTGGAAGAGGTACCACAAGTCGATCTTAACACATATCTAGGTTTTGGGGTGAGAACTAAGACATGACAACTTATGATTATCCATAACATTACACACGATATCCTGAATCGCGAACGAGTTCGACGTTGCTATATCACGCGTTTTGATGGTGTTCAAAGTCAATGCATCACTACAGTAGCGGGTCAATCAACGCCCCGGGTCAGTCAACGCCCCACCCCAACACCATAACAACAAAACTTCAACGCGGCACAACTCCACCGATATAGATCCGATTCAAGAAGCAATTGAATATATTGAATCGCGCGAGCTAGGAGATGATTTCTCGTACAACAAAGTTGCTGCCCAGTTTGGTGTTGAGCGCAGTACGCTCGCTCGAAGGCACCAGGGTGTGCACGACCAGCGCGGGGTCTCCCATCGATCCCTACACCCAGAACACGAAGCCGAGCTTGTACGATACATCAAAACGCTTACTGAACGACGTTTGCCACCTACAAAAGTAATGATACAGCAGTTTGCTAGCTAGTTAGCTAGCAAACCAGTCTCCGAAAGCTGGGTTTCCCGGTTCCTCCGCCGTCATCCCAACCATCTCATCTCTCGCTCGGGCAAAGCTATGGCCAGGGAGCGGACCAAAGCTGATTCAGGAGCCAAGTACAGCTTGTATTTCAAGCTGTTACATCAAAAGATAGAGGAGTACAACGTCCAGCCAATACATATATTCAATATGGACGAAAAGGGGTTTCAACTTGGCCGGGTTGGTAGAACAAATCGTGTATTCAACAAGAAGCTCTACGAGTCAAAAGGGGTAAGGCAAGCACTTAAAGATGGCTCCACCGAGTGGATGACGGTGATGGCTTGTATTTGTTCGGATGGCGAAGCTTTGAGTCCTACTCTCATCTTCCAGGGAGCCAACGGAGCTGTTTAATCAAGCTGGGTTAATGCTGTACAAGCAGGGGAACACTCAGTATTTACTACGTCATCACCCTCTGGCTAGAGCAACAACGATATTGGGTTGGCTTGGCTCAAGGGGGTGTTTGAGAGAGAAACCAGACGGCATGCTTCAACCGGGTATCGATTACTCATCGTCGACGGCCATAGATCCCACGTAactatggagtttattgaGTATTGTAACAACAACAAGATCCTCTTGTTTATATTACCCCCTCACGCTACTCATACGCTTCAACCCCTTAACGTTTGTATGTTTAAACCCCTCTCGAACGCTTACTCAACTCAGTTGGCTAGATACCTTCAGGACAGCCAGGGATTACTCAATTTAACcaaaggagacttcttcccgctcttctggagGGCTTGGTGTAACGTATTTAAACCTCTACTCATTAAGAGGTCGTTTGAAGCCACTAGTATATACCCAGCCAACCCGGACGTTGTACTCGAGAAGTTTGCCAAGTAAGCTTCGGATTCTAACAGCAGCAACTCAGTACTATCGGGGAGCGATTAGCTTAAGCTCAAGTCAATCGTACGCCGTGAGGTAAAGGATCAGAGCAGTAAGGACGTCAAGAAGCTTTAACGAAGTTTGTGCCACATCTTAGCTCAAAACAGTATACTCCGTGAGGAGGTCAGAGGCCTCAGGCAGTCCCTAGCTATCAAGGAGAGGCGATCAAAGCAGTTCTTCACCCTCCAGCTTAACGAGGACGAGGTTTACCACGGGGGAGCCAAACTGTGGTCGCCCAGGAGTGTACAACGAGCTCGCGATCGTCGGGCatcacaacaacaacaacaggAGCTTAAAAAGCTTCAAAAAGCCGAGCAAGCTGAGATCAAGAAGGCAGCTCGCGATTGTGAGCTTCAATTCAAAGCTGTAAAGCGTGTTAAGCGGGAGAAGGGTTAGGAGGAGACCAGAAAGCGGAAGGCTGCAGAGAAAGCCGAAAGAGACCTTAAGAAGAGACTCCGCGACGCTCAAAAAGCTATACAATTGCCCCAAAAGGGTAAGCGCAAAGCTTTAAAACCTCATAAGCCAGCTACAAAGCGTCAGAAACGTGTTGGGGGTGGTACAGCTTCTGTGGGAGCCCAGGTAGTTGCACAGCCAGTTCCACCAAAAACCTCTAAAGGGCGGGTAATCCGCCGCCCAAAAAAAGATTTAGACTAGCGCAAAGTCTTCGCAGGCTATTATATAGTATAAATCTACTTTTGCGCAATTTTATCACGTTTTGTTGAGGCGTTACAGCTGCAATACTCATGAAGCTGTTGTGTTGTGGGTGGGGCGTTGACTGACCCGCTACTGTAGTGTCAACGTCCCCCGCACTTCGGCATCTGCGGAGACATCCGGCTTCTTGGGCACTAACATCCGACATATACGATCCGTAAACGCCAGTAGTAGTGCATCGGAGCATGTAGTAAGACCACGTACATCGTGTAAGACGGATGATGATCCGAGGATAGAGCGAGGTGCGATATCGCAGCAACATCGCATCCCTCATATCGCTCACGGTCTCTCACTCCTTCACGCATCCACCCATCCACACATCGCGAAAACATCTCACAATGTCACAAAAGCTTGATATACTGATCATTGGTGCGGGTCTATCGGGCCTCTCTGCAGCGATACAATGCGCGCTATCAGGTCACCCAGTCACGGTGTTGGAGGCCGCCAAAGAACTTGCTGATGTAAGCCACGTCGTCGCCAACTTCATCCCTTTTATGCACCATACTCACTGGTATCCTAGATTGGCGCTGGCCTTCAATTGACGCCTAATTCTACACGTCTTCTCCAGCGATGGAATGTCTTCGACACTATCCGGGACCGGGTCTGCGAACCTACAACAATGACCATAATCAACTATCGCGGCAAGGTCCTTGCGCGCGAAGAGAACTTTGCCGCCAATATCCGCCGCAAGTATGGCGCACCGTTTGCTGACTGCCATCGCGTGGACTTGCAGCAAGCGTTGGCGAAGCGAGCCAAAGAGCTCGGCGTGACTCTTGTGTTGAACGCGCGAGTCACTAACATAGACTTGGGTTCTTCATCAGGTGATCGAGCGCGGGTGAAAACGTCCGAGGGACAGAAGTTTGAGGCTGATTTGATAGTTGGCGCCGATGGATTATGGTCCTCATGCCGATCGACCATGCTTGGACGAAACGACCCTCCGCTACCCACAGGCGATCTTGCCTATCGCATAGTCCTTAGACTCGATCAAATCGGCGATCAGAAGTTGCGGGATATGGTTCAAAATCCCGGGTGTCGATTTTGGCCAGGACCTGATGGGCACGTGGTAGCCTTCAGCATGCGCGGAGGCAACATGTACAATGTCGTCTTGGTCACGCCGGATGATCTGGAAGAAGGGGTCGCAAGAGTAGAGGCTAACTTGGACGAGATGCGGAAGCTCTTTGTGGGGTGGGATCCGGTGTAAGAAACCCATACCCCATCCAGTTCGTACGCAATAAGCTCACATGTAGTAGCCTAACCCAGCTTCTTGAGTATGTGGACAAGGTAGACAAATGGAAACTGATGCACCGAGAGGAGATGGATTCGTGGATCAATCCACAAAACAATCTCGTGCTTATCGGCGACTCCTGTCACCCGATGCTACCATATCTCGCCCAAGGTGCGAACTCTTCGATTGAAGATGGCGCCGTCCTGGGCCTATTGTTGGCGCCAGAGCACTTCACGGACAAGTCACAGTTACCAGAGACATTGCAGCTCTTCCAAAGCCTGCGAAAGGCGCGAGGCGAAGGCATAGCAAAAGAGACGTTCAAGCAGCGGAGAGATTTCCATCTTCGGGATGGACCGGACCAGGAGAAACGCGACGAACTGATGCTGAGCCAGCTAGGCAAGGAAACAAAAGCCCCATTCCCAAGTCGCTGGACATGTCCCGAAGTACAGCCTTGGCTTTACGGTTACGACGCGATGAAAGAAGTAGAAGCCGCTACGCAGAAAAGCAAGTTGTAAAGGGAAGGTTCTCAGAACGTTGGAAGACAAAAAGGAAGCCTGAAAAGAAAGGTTCCCGGGACGTTGGAACGTACAGACGCCAGCCTCGGTTGCTAGGCACGACATGGGTTGTTAGCTGAAGAGGTCGATGTTAGCGAAGTCACGATTCATGATTGATGTTCCACTAGGGTATCGTGAAACTAACTACATGACGACGTGCCGAGGCTCGTCACAATGTCGACAAGGGTTAAGCGCCAGCCCTACGCCAAAGAATTCCATCTGTCGCACCTTGTCATATATTCGAGATGACTGAAAGACGTTGACCTTCTTGGCAGACGACGCAATGGCCGTCTTCAAGTAATAATGGATGATCACTTCCAAGTGATGATAGAACTTCACGGCCATGTTTGACCCAAGAAATTCCAGGACAGCATGCCCGTCGCAGCTAGATTCAAATCTCGCCCACCTGCCCTAAGTGATCATACCTAGTCCTTGACTCATACGCCGTCCAGTTTCCCTACCGGACCGTTGCCACTAAACATTGGCTAACATAACGGGACCATGAAACAGGGCTAGCAACCCGTCCTCATCCGCCGCTAACATACCTCGACAGTCACGTCACGTTACGTCAAAACGCCAACGAGATTCTAAAACACAAACACCCCAGTGTCAATCACCCTCACATTTACAAATGAAAGGAACAAAAGCAATGCCATCAATCCGTAGCATCACCGATACCGCGTAACTCAACACTGGGCCGTACTATACGCCGATCATGACCCACGAATCCACAACTTACCCTAGTTACACATCAAAGAAACCTGCAGAGAAGACGGAAAGCGTGCTTGGCTAGTCCTTTCCTCATCTTGTGCTCGGCTTCAAAAGCAACGGTGTTTCGAAATTGCCAACGGTATACCTTGTGGGAATCATCGACCCCGCTCAGCACGCCGAAGAAGGAAGTGGAAGATGAATGGTATAAGATGGTGAAGGTCCGGAAGCGATTCAAGGGCATCATCGACTCAGATCTCACATTCGCTTCTCTTCCGCCTTGTCTATTTGGCTTTTCAGTCTTTCAGCTGTGCAGTGCACTGACTCTCGTTTCTTGCTTGATATACCAAAAATCACTTCAGCGTCCTATCTTATAGCTCAACATGAAGTACCACGCCGCTCAGGCTCTGTCTCTTGCTAGCATAGCTAGCGCAttccctcatcctcaactCCCTACTTTCACGTTGCCCAATGGAGGTCTAGTAGGTGACTCAGGATCTGGCTCCAGCTCCAGTTCTAGCTTTGGCTCAGGTTCCGGCCTAGGCTCAGGTCTTGGAAGCGGACTTGGTGGAGGTTTCAGTCTGCCTACAAACCTCCCCGGTCTCGGGGGAGGTTTCAGTCTTCCAACAAGTCTCCCCGGTCTTGGTGGACTAGGTGGTGGCAGCAGTTCCGGCGGCTCCTCATTGAGCGGCCTACTCAGCGGCCTGTTCGGAGGTCTTGGAGGGGGTCTCAGTGGAGGAGGTCTGGGAGGAGGTCTAGGAGGAGGATCCAGCACCACAACCGCCGACGCCATCTCGCCCATCGCCACTCCCACAAAGACCATTGCTCCCATCTCCGCTCCCATTGCCACCGGCGGGGCCGGCGCTGGAACAAACAGCACAACCCCCACAACCCCAGCCCCAGTCACCAACCCAAACTGCAAGCCCCAATCCGGCACCGCCTCCCCCTTCGGCGGCAGCGAAAACGGCGTCAAAGAAAACGCCTGCTGTACCGACATGACCGTCATCTTCGCACGCGGCACCGGCGAAATGGGCAACGTAGGCACCGTCTCCGGACCCCCCATGTTCAAAGCCATCCGCGTCAAACTCGGCAACGACCGTGTCACCGTTCAAGGCGTAGACTACGCCGCTTCCGCCGCTGGAAACATCAAccttggtggtgatggcGGGCAGAAGATGGCTGATTTGGTTCAGTTGGCTAAGAAGCAGTGTCCCAGCACCAAGATCATCCTTTCTGGGTATTCGCAGGGTGCTATGGTTGTGCATAATGCTTTTAGCAAGGGGGTATCTGCGGGAGATGTTGCGGGTGCTGTGTTGTTTGGGGACCCATTGAAGAGGCAGGCTATTAGTGGGTTGGCTGCGGATAAGGTTAAGCAGTTTTGTGGCACGGTGGATCAGATTTGTGGTGGAGGCGGTGATGGTGGTGCTACTGGAAGTCACTTGAGCTATGGTAGCAGTGCTGAGGCTGCTGCTACGTTTGCTATCCAGGCTGCTGGTTTTGCCTAGATAGGGTACAACGTTACACGATGGTAGGAGATGGGACATCCTCAGGAATGACTCGCCGGATCGGATGTTGGTTTCTTTAGCTGTATATACTCGACCACATATGTCACTCCTTTACCTCTCTCATTCACCCATCACCGCCGTATTTCCTGATCAGATTATTCATGATACCAACTGCCCCACTGCGATAACTTCCACCAAACATCGCATAGTGATTGAGGTGGTGGTATAGCTCATACAGTTTCACTCTATCCGCATATTCTTCCACCGGCTCCGTCTTCGGACATATTTCGTGGTACTCTTTCAGAAAGCTCCCACCGAAGCCGCCAAACATCTTCATGATGCCGAGCTCAAACTCGCTATGCGCGTAGCAGGCCGAGGAGTCGTAAACCACATCCTCTGGCTCGCCCTTGTCACTTCCAATGACGCCTACACTCGCATTTCCGCTCCAGAGGTCGCCATGTACAACAACAGGTGTAACGCCTTTTCCATTATTGAGATGCGCATCGCCAATAAGTCGCGGCACTACTTCCGAAGCAGTTCGCTCAACTAGCTTCCGCACCTCACCGTCCCGCCTACCCCTCTGCTCTGCATACCGCACAATGAATCTAAGGCGATTCTCGGCGTAGAAATCTGCCCAGCTTTCCTTATAGCTGTTATCCTGGGGTGTATCGCCGCAACAGGTTGTCGCCGGGAAGCCGAACATGGGCTTATCGTAGCCCTCTGGGTTGGGTGCGGGCGTCGTGTGCAGCTTTGCCAGCTTGGCTGCTAGCGACTGTGCCTTTCCCGACTTTGAGCCAGACCGTCCTGTAAGGTGTAGGAAGTCGGTCACGAGGTATGAAGTCGATGGTTGCGACTCAAATTGGCCATGTCCGAAAGATTGTGGACATAGCGATGGAACGACGTCGTGGATAGCTTTGAGGGACGCGTGTTCCCCTTCATTGCGCTGTTAGTCAATTAGCTAGCCCGGCTACGCCAATGGATGTCGCATACCTTCAAACATGACTTCTGCCTCCTTTCCACTGCCCGTCTTCATGAAGAACGCCTTCTGCGTACCATCATCGAGTTGCGACACGATCTTGGACGTTGATGCAAAGCTGCTACCGCCTCCGACAGACGAAATATTTGTCTTATCGGGGTTCAAGCCAAGAAGCTTAACAACTGCTGGATCGATTTTCATGCTGGCTTGAGTAACGAGGGAGCGTGCGAATCTGCACATGACATGGTGGGTCGCACGCGCGCGAATGTTTGAAGATGCGGAGTGTCGGTGACGTCAGTCTTATGCCCGTGATTATATTGGAGttaacatgatccatgggcgagcggcgcacacgggcgagcggcgcaccccaccaactttactcaccttactgatcttaatctacaatggctcaacgcagcgctactcaattactatcaaatgaagcagatattcagcttgctatctcatctattaatgcgcaccagatccaaggtacccgtactgctgcagtagtctacaacgtagccgaaacaacgctccgccgccgacgcgctggtatacctgcccgacgcgattgcccgcccaactcaaggaagcttacccagagagaagaggaggtgattattagctatatacttcagctagatctgcgtggatttgcgcctacctacacagctgtacgtgatatggctgataagctgctggctgcgcgtggtggagagcaggttggagtcaactggccatctacctttgttaagcgtacagacagtcttcggacgtgtttcaaccaagcgtacgataggcagagagctctttgtgaggatgcaacattaataaagaggtggtttaagcttgtagaagagacaaaggctgagctaggtatctgcgatgaggacgtctacaactttgatgaagctggctttatgatgggcaagattacaacgcagctagttataacaggagcagagaggagaggcaggccgaagagtattcagccaggcaatcgcgagtgggtaacgctgatcgctgctatcagcgctgctggctggtcagtcccaccgttcctcatcttcgctggccagtaccacctatcagcctggtataaggaagctgagatcccacgcgactgggcgatcgcagtcagcgataatggctggacgaataatgagcttggagttgagtggctaaagcacttcaacgctcacacgcaggctcgtagtgtaggcgcgcgtcgcctgcttattattgatggccataagagccaccaatctctagagttccaggagctctgcaaggagaacaatatccatacgctctgtatgcctcctcactcatctcacctactccagccacttgatgttggctgcttctcgccattgaagcgcgcgtacagccgtgaggtggagagccttatgcgcaaccacatcaaccacatcaccaagctagagtttctgccagcgttcaaggcagcatttgatcaagcgttcacgccagccaatatctgctcagccttccgcggcgcaggccttgttcctctacaaccagaggctgttctatcaaaggtagatgtacaactgcgtacacctactcctccagcagctctgccagaggctccctgggtagctcaaacgccgagcaacgcgcgtga belongs to Pyrenophora tritici-repentis strain M4 chromosome 10, whole genome shotgun sequence and includes:
- a CDS encoding UbiH, 2-polyprenyl-6-methoxyphenol hydroxylase and related FAD-dependent oxidoreductase; translated protein: MSQKLDILIIGAGLSGLSAAIQCALSGHPVTVLEAAKELADIGAGLQLTPNSTRLLQRWNVFDTIRDRVCEPTTMTIINYRGKVLAREENFAANIRRKYGAPFADCHRVDLQQALAKRAKELGVTLVLNARVTNIDLGSSSGDRARVKTSEGQKFEADLIVGADGLWSSCRSTMLGRNDPPLPTGDLAYRIVLRLDQIGDQKLRDMVQNPGCRFWPGPDGHVVAFSMRGGNMYNVVLVTPDDLEEGVARVEANLDEMRKLFVGWDPVLTQLLEYVDKVDKWKLMHREEMDSWINPQNNLVLIGDSCHPMLPYLAQGANSSIEDGAVLGLLLAPEHFTDKSQLPETLQLFQSLRKARGEGIAKETFKQRRDFHLRDGPDQEKRDELMLSQLGKETKAPFPSRWTCPEVQPWLYGYDAMKEVEAATQKSKL
- a CDS encoding phosphatidylinositol-4-phosphate 5-kinase fab1 (PtdIns(4)P-5-kinase) is translated as MKIDPAVVKLLGLNPDKTNISSVGGGSSFASTSKIVSQLDDGTQKAFFMKTGSGKEAEVMFEGEHASLKAIHDVVPSLCPQSFGHGQFESQPSTSYLVTDFLHLTGRSGSKSGKAQSLAAKLAKLHTTPAPNPEGYDKPMFGFPATTCCGDTPQDNSYKESWADFYAENRLRFIVRYAEQRGRRDGEVRKLVERTASEVVPRLIGDAHLNNGKGVTPVVVHGDLWSGNASVGVIGSDKGEPEDVVYDSSACYAHSEFELGIMKMFGGFGGSFLKEYHEICPKTEPVEEYADRVKLYELYHHLNHYAMFGGSYRSGAVGIMNNLIRKYGGDG
- a CDS encoding Dimer-Tnp-hAT multi-domain protein — its product is MPSIPAKRKPEAAEEADTPFKRAQRTRKPTLKALLGDGSQPTQPIELPESTPDPPTEPPTQVIEPPTRAIEPPCKPVQQPEERPRRASPLPILAASQASRLTDEPAWESQLMFDKPEDSIVQPLAFSSAATEASVEEDSAVSVDFRDFEGVDWSRLKGFVAPLSTPRGKASWIFQHGWRVWKEGTHHPDELYFVCKYCHIHKLPNGVHRVTKSTTAANGHLQLDKPGHRLSKDGPILSKPLRKHGQQSLRQAALSGVKFSLEAYKTIGNFDVQEFRQAAALWLVDNNRPLREFETPAFRKMIRLANPEAEAALWRSHNSVSAFVMRLYSWLRPQVVRALAEAESKVHISFDGWTTKGGKRGFFSVVAHYANSKGAIVDLPIALPQLVGAHTGEAIADAVTKILQSFSINRSKLGYFVLDNAYNNDTAVNKLAAMYHFSASDRRLRCACHILNLVGQTIMFGRDADAYNNALENTKMEDFYMKEWRKEGPLGVYLDIINYINTPKQWSIFEDCQREAVNSMPTGASGGTREPIKPCVTRWNSYYDCFKRGVQLQQAINAYATYHIRETEQADEQAAIRGNKLPDVPRWMRSDGLTAADWAVITEYMAILQPLKFATDRLQGRGKCGRFGALYEVIPVFESVITELDARLRPYESVNHEPSEAPEDHIPINLRAARRKASNYFTKILQSPIYYAATALHPRYKTYSKRFWRDKPTQLSTAHAKFLRVWAAYKPAAAATTPTPAPKPTMSSFDDAIDAILDEDGEHTLEVEDEYDSWLKEPMWTSDQHKEGPTAVQYWLSLKPKYPHLSRLAIDVLTIPASSSDCERVFAGTGDIIEPQRRKIGAQLLAALVCLQRWTRAGFTTPSTTTAAKHTDEELTEEFAIGTWEEPPAELS
- a CDS encoding putative cutinase, translating into MTVIFARGTGEMGNVGTVSGPPMFKAIRVKLGNDRVTVQGVDYAASAAGNINLGGDGGQKMADLVQLAKKQCPSTKIILSGYSQGAMVVHNAFSKGVSAGDVAGAVLFGDPLKRQAISGAEAAATFAIQAAGFA